The genome window CAGACCAGCGCAAATCAAACAAGTAGGAAAGTATTATTTCTTCAAGGTCACCAAGGACCCCGATCAGGATTAACTGAGCAGAAGGatagaaaattagaacaattatAGTTACCTTCCAGATCAAAGACCCCCTTCAACTCGAAGCTATCGTGTACTCTTTTCCACGTTTCTTTGTAAAAGTCCAGAGCTTGCAATTTAAGGcttgaaaagcaaataaaagcGCAAGGACAGCTTGGGCCTGGGTTTCCCCTGGGCAGTACCATGCTTTGTTTCTGTTGACGCTGTTCTGACTTCTAGACACCTGGGCCCCTCACATCCTGCATACTGTCACTCAGCACTGTCCGGCAAACTCCATTGGTCTCTTGTTGCCAAGTCCCGGGAGCAAGAGCTTTTCTACTGGGAATCTGCTTCCACGTCTGGGTGCCCTGTCCATGTGTCACCCTTCCTGCTCCATCACATGCCATTTCCTCCTTGGTGAGATTTTTCTCCCATTTCCTTCTCCTCGCCTCACTGCTGGGTCTCGTCCGAACAGCCTGTACTTGTTCAAGATGTGGCATGTGACTTGTGCCACTACAAGTGGACACAGCCACTTTATAGCTCCTCACACACACTCCTCACCTCTTTCTCTTGCTGGGTGACCTAGAGGGCTACAGCCTTCACAAGGGCCCCCTGCAGCAAGAACGTCACCACAAAATGAACCCCCGAGACCTGCATCAGGGCCTTTCAGCTCCGGTTTGAGAGATGGGAGCGTGTCTCTCGAGACAGCGCGTGCTGATCTTCCTCCTGAGGCTCGGTGTTTCTTTCTAAAGATAATTTTCGCCGACGAGTGCACAGAAGCCGAGGGGCGCCACTGGCACATGAAGCATTTCTGCTGCCTCGAGTGCGAAACGGTCCTGGGCGGGCAGAGATACATCATGAAGGACGGCCGGCCCTTCTGCTGCGGCTGCTTCGAGTCCCTGTACGCCGAGTACTGCGAGACCTGCGGGGAACACATCGGTAGGTGCGACCCCACCCACGGCCCCGTGCCCCTCTACCGACCCCACCCACGCCCCGCCTGCCCTCTACCGACCCCACCCACGCCCCCGCCTGCCCTGTCGCTCGGCGCAGCCTGGCTCCTTTGTTAACGTTTGTGAAGACTGAGGTAGAATCGAGGCATGCCGCAGCCAGTGCACGGCACCCCAGCGGCTGTCAGATGAACGCTGGGTTCTGATTATTCACAGCAAGCAGCAAACACGGAGTCAGTGAACGCTGAGCTGTGACTCCGGGCACGTGCGCGGTTAAAGTCCCAGGAGCCTCCAGGGTTCGGTTTGGTTTGGTGGTCCTGGGAACAAAACCCAGAAACTAAGAAAGGCGTTTTTGTCGGTCTGTTAACACACCTGTCtcgtgtgtgcctggtgttaaAGCCTCTCACTGAAAATACACTGGCAGCAGGCCAACGATGAGGTCTTAGCCAGCAGCACGGTCTCCGTGGTCAGAGCTTATGTAATACGTGTATCTGCGTGTGCGCAGGCTAGACAGGGCTTCAGCTGCAGAAGTACCAGCAGGAAAAGCACAGAAATACGGAAGTCACCTGATGCTAAACACATCAGGTGCAGGAAACTGGATTCTAGTACGGGAGGTAAAGCCAGAGGGTGGGTCCCTTTGTGTAGCCTCAGTGAGGAGCACGTTGGCCAGTTCGAGTCGTGATCCTTCTGCAGGTCTGCCCGTGACCCCGTTACGGCTGTCAATTTGGGGATTACCGATGAGTTTTTGAATGGGTAAACTGGAAAACACATCTTCTACAAACAAGGAAGGTCCGCTGAGCGTGTGTGAGGCGCATGTGAAAAGATCAAGGCAAACACAGCGCCAGCTGTGTGGTGTATGTACACCTGCAGCCCCAGCACCCAGAGGCCgggggcaggaggagcaggaactCAGAGCCAGCCTGGGTTCACGGCTGGCCTGgaccacatagtgagaccttgcctcacaACAAAACCAAGCCAGAGACATTTCCACCACCCGCAGCTCCCCCTGCCCACAGCTCTCCCCAGCACCTAACCGTCCGCCCGTCCTCTTTGAACACAGGTGTGGACCATGCGCAGATGACCTACGATGGGCAGCATTGGCACGCCACAGAGGCCTGCTTCTCCTGTGCTCAGTGTAAGGCGTCTCTGCTGGGATGCCCCTTCCTTCCCAAACAGGGTCAGATCTACTGCTCCAAGACCTGCAGCCTGGGTGAAGACATCCACGCCTCTGATTCCTCTGACTCTGCCTTCCAGTCGGCCCGCTCGAGAGACTCCCGCCGGAGCGTGCGCATGGGCAGAAGCAGCCGCTCCGCGGACCAGTGCAGGCAGTCTCTCCTCTTGTCGCCCGCCCTCAACTACAAGTTCCCCGGGCTTTCTGGCAATGCTGACGACACCCTTTCTCGGAAGCTGGATGACCTGAGTCTCTCCAGGCAGGGAGCAGGTTTCACTAATGAGGAATTCTGGAAAGCCAGAGCGGATCAAGAAGCCTCTGAAGACCCCGAAGAATGGGCTGAGCACGAAGATTACATGACGCAGCTCCTGCTCAAGTTCGGCGACAAAAACCTCTTTCCGCAGCAGTCGGGCGAGGCGGACGTCAGAGCCAGTGAGCACTGGCTACCCGACAGCATGGTTCCAGGTAAGCCCCAGGTAAAGCCGAACCACCAGAGCCTCGCCAGTAAGAAGTATCAGTCCGACATGTATTGGGCGCAGTCCCAAGACGGGCTGGGCGACTCTGCCTATGGCAGCCATCCGGGGCCTGCCAGCAGCCGCAGGCTGCAGGAGCTGGATCTGGACCACGGCGCCGCAGCCTATCATCAGGACCAAAGCCAGTGGTATGAAGACTCGCTGGAGTGCCTGTCGGACCTGAAACCAGAGCAGAGTGTCCGGGATTCTATGGATTCTTTGGCGTTGTCCAATATCACAGGTATGTCGTCCAGGGGTCGTGGGTGTTTGGAAAAGCAGGCACTAAATTACAAATTACAGCCGAGTGCCATTAGAGGGCGGGTTGTTTGAAACTCTGGACTAAGGAAGGCGGTTCACTTACGTGCCACAGGTTAGGAAAATGGATGTATCCGTGTACTTGAGCACACACGTGTAACATTCTGAACATAATCTTTGTGACAGGAGAAAACGGATTTGGATAAGGGAGTCTGTGTCTGGATTATTAGAGATTCTGTATTTAGATTATACTGTatgaattctaaaatattaaaattagccGGAACATAAGATTTTTAagtctggggaaaaaaatgtcTAGATTGCTCTGTGGCAAGAGatagcaaacaaagaaacaaaaacctaaacgtttttttctcattatattgcactttaagccaggtggtggtggtgcacacctttaaccccagcacttggaggcagaagcaggaaaatctctgtgagttcaaggccagcctggtctataaagtgagttccaggacagacaagtctacagaaaaacactgtcttgaagaAACCAGTTAAACAGAGAGGTAGATAGCTAGATGgctagatagataaatagatagatgatagacagcaAAAAGTAAATTGTGCTATAGTGTTTTCAAGGCAAATTCCTATTATTTACCCATACTTTGTTAAAATAACCCTGATCTATAGAAAGCGTATTTTAAATGGGAGTTTAACAGCAGATTAGGCTGTTTAACCCAGATTAGGTTGGTGTAAAAAGCAGTGTGTTGTATGGCTATAATACAGCCAGGAGAGGGCCATATACTGTCTCCTGCAAGAGGGATTTGTGTAGAAGGCTGAGATACTGTTCCATCTCCGCTCCTGGCCTGTCATACATGAGTTCTGTCATAAAGGAGATTCTAGGAAGCGTGGTGGGTGAGATTGTCTGCCAGACCCCCTACAATTAGGTGGAAGTTGAAGTGTCAAAAGCTGAAGCTCAGGGCAGCAGGCACTCTGCATGAAAAAGGCCCTCGGTTTAAACCCCCAATGCTGAAAACTAAAATCTAAAAATGCTAGAGGCTGATAGCCCTTGAGAATGATGGGGAGGGAGTTAGTCTTGACAGTCTGCCTGTCCTGGGCCCACAGACCTTTGAGTAAATCATATTCTAGCAGATCTTGGTTGAGAAATGCGAGCAGTCTGGAGGCGGTGTATTTTACAGACTGAAGTGGAATAACTGACAAGACCCAGGGCTGGCTTGACCGTCCCTTTCAGCCAGGTCATATACTTTCTGCCCAAGCTACTCAGTTCTGCCACTGGGGGAAGCAGCCCCAGGGAGCGTATGGGCAAATTTGTGCCACTGTGCTCCGGTGTGACCACACAGGGCAGGCTGCCGGTCTAAGATGAAGACCACCGCCCACACCAAAGGGGTTCACGGATGACACAGATGAGAACGTGTAGGTGTCATACCTTCTGTTAAAGGGATGGAGAGGCTTCTGTTGTGAATAGGTGTTAATTTAGCATTGACGAGGGTCATATTCTCAGCTGGTAAACAATGCACGGTGCTTTCCCCGGTGTGTTTTAATCAGATAGTTAAATAGAAAGTTTCCCCTGAGATGCTCTTCCGGACCATCTTTAACAGCTGTGAGAATGACACCGTGCTCTGGGTTCTGTTACAGGGGCATCGGTGGATGGAGAAAGCAAGCCACGACCATCCTTATACTCTCTCCAAAACTTCGAGGAGATAGAGGCGGAGGATTGTGAGAAGATGAGCAACATGGGCACTCTGAATTCTTCCATGCTGCACAGGAGTGCCGAGTCCTTAAAAAGTCTCAACTCCGAGTTATGTGCCGAGAAAATCATGCCCGAAGAAAAACCAGTGCACCTGCCGGTGCTCAGGAGATCCAAGTCTCAGTCCAGACCACAGCAGGTCAAGTTTTCAGACGACGTCATTGACAACGGAAGCTATGACATCGAAATCCGGCAGCCTCCGATGAGCGAAAGGACTCGGAGACGCGTGTATCACTTCGAGGAGAGGGGATCCAGGCCTCACCACCACCGCCACCGGCGAAGCAGGAAGTCGCGCTCCGACAATGCCCTGAACCTGGTCACAGAAAGGAAGTACCCTGCCAAGGACAGACTTCGGCTGTACAGCCCTGATAACTATGAGAAATTCATACAGAATAAAGGCGCCCGGGAGCTGCAAGCCTACATGCAGAATGCCAACCTGTACGGCCAGTATGCCCACGCCACGTCTGATTATGCCCTGCAGAACCCAGGAATGAACCGGTTTCTGGGGCTCTACGGTGATGACGACTCCTGGTGTtcatcctccacttcctcctccgaCTCGGAAGAAGAAGGGTATTTTCTGGGACAGCCAATTCCTCAGCCGAGGccacagagattcacctactATACAGACGACCTTTCTAGCCCAGCTTCTGCACTGCCCACCCCACAGTttagtcagaggacaactaaaTCCAAGAAGAAAAAGGGACACAAGGGCAAAAACTGTATTATCTCTTAACCAAGTAGACAGGGAGATTATCTGTTTAAAACGTTAAGTCGCTCAGCCTGGACTTTTGACCTTTTATTCATCATAGGAAAGTCGCTAAAATAGTGTAAAGTGCTTTCTCGGCCTATGTAAATGAGAGCCCTACTGCTGTTTACAGTCAAAGTAACACGAGAAAGGGGTGGTTTCCCCAGCCACCCTTCCAGGGTAGTGCCAGGTAGATCACGGCTGCTTTGGTCCCCGGTCTACAAGAGAACACCCCAGAAACCGCCTGCAGGTGACTGGACAGTGTCTGAGAAGATGGATGGCTACCTTTGTAAGCAATAGTGCTAGTCCGTACTTCAGTCATGTTGGCTCAGGTCCTGACTGGTGTCTTGTTGTGAGGCATGCCTTGTCACCACGATGACCTAGCTAACACCGTGCGTCCCGTTTGTGTGAGGCGAGCTTGTTCCCCCTCAGCCCTCATTAGCCAGGTAATCATACTGTATTACTTCCAGCTACAGAGCGAAAGGACTTGCTATTTATATGTAGTATTTCATTGACCTAAGTGTATTCCTAATTTAACGGTGCAAATATTAATGTATATACTGTACAGTTCAGATTTTAAAGCTGATATTTTTATATCCCTGAATTGCAAGATGTTTGTTACACTGCCGTGCTAGAGTTGTTAGGAGATCAGAAACAGCATTTATGGATGAGACGATTGCttgtattttagtcagggtttaTCAGTTTAGACAGTCAATTTATATTGCTTAGTGAtggaaagttgttttgttttgtttttttttcccttcaatattaaaaaaaaaaggctctgtATGCATGGTGGGGCTATGTACATACTTGTTACTGAGGCCCTGTTAATCACAAGTGTTATTTATGGGTCAAGCTTTGTAAACTGTATAAATGTAAAAAACACACCCCACACATACCTCTGGAGCATACGGTGAAACCAAGGAGAGGCTGTCCGGGCGGTCTTCCCCGGGCAGGGGTAGGTCTCAGCAAGTGAGGGCCATCCACACAAAGAGCTTTCTGTGGCCATCTGTGTAGACTTACTATGTAAAAAGAGAGGTTATTTCTTCTGCCCTTCCCTTCCAACTGGTTGTTGGCCTTTAAAAGCAATTTTGAAAACTGGCTTTCCAGTtgcagttttcttttaaaaattttcagttAGAACATCAAGCCAGGGTACTTCAAATTCACGAGGCTCTGGTTCAGTGGAAAATTATGTTGGATTTGAACTAATGAGCAAGTGGTTTGGTCTGTGCTGTTCTTGCATTTACATCTCAGTTCTAACTAAAGGTCCCAGTGTCATCCTGGGCCTTTCAGGGAGGTGTTTAATAAAGgcttaataaatgataaatgaccTTTCTGTATGAATCTTCCACTTCGCTCTGGCGGCGCTCAGGCCGGCGCTCGGGCAGTTGGTCCCGCAGTCCTCCTACCACTACAGATCTCTGTTGAACCCCAGACTTCAGGAGCAGAAACTGCGTGTTTATGGAAAGCAGCCACCAAAGGGGCAGGCGTGAAGCCAGTAGGTAAACCTTGGTACAAGCCCTCGCAGTGCCCATCCCTAGAGGGCGAGGCGAGAAAGAGTCCCTTCAGAAATGCTGCAGTGAATGTGAGCGCCTACGCCGCAGTAGTGCTCTCTCAGAAACGACCGCAGCCCTGGGCAGCGCTGTGTGGCATGGAGCAGCCTCGCCCAGGCCTGAGCGCAGGTGTTAAGCTGAAGATGGTGCCCCGCACCCACTTCAGGTGGGTTATTTTTGCTAGTAATCTGGCAGCAATCGGAGGGATGGAGGgggtgagagagggaggtacaccaagcaagattttaatttttccaagtgGTTTTACAATGTTATTAACTGTATATATAATCCATTACACTTAAATTACATATTGGCTACATATACACCAAACAGCTCATGTGCACTGGGGGGTCAGGATTTGAACCAGTTGTGAATGACAACCGAaccttttctatttcttccaACACTTCTGATCACAGACTGGAAAGACTGGGTTAAAGCTCTCTCTGGCCCTGACAGGTAACCTCCTGCAGCAACTAAGGTGTAACTTCTCTTGTTACCAACACCAAAAGCAAGGAGCAAAGTCCTTACTAGGCCTGGGCTTCATCAGCACCGGAGAACAAAAATTCACTGGCAAAGGATTACATGTGAAAAGACTTTCACATATAGTGAAACTGCAGGGGAAGTTAGTTGAACCTTGTTCACACAGTGAATTAGAGATTAGCCGCTCCTCGGAGTTTAATATAATCTTCAACATAATAAAGCTGTAGTCAATGTAGTATATAGTATTATCTACTCTACAAAGGTAGTGGAAAGACCTTTTCCAAATAATGGGGAGGGAAAACCTTACAACTATACTAATAACGACCTAGCGTTGGAACACCATCTTATGGGGATGCTGGGCCTGCTGCAACCCAGTGCATACTAGGCTGTGCCCTCGGTCACTGTCACGTCTGTCACATGCAGCTGGATGTGCACTGATAACCTCAGAGCACTGGTGGAGCCTTTACACCTTCCGTTCCTTCCCCCCAACCCAAGATGAGGACGACGAAGTGGAACGGGTGTGACCAGCACAGGCTAAGTAATGACCCACATTACTGAAGCTAAGCTTCGGATGGCATTGACAAAATGAAGTACCCAATTGCAGTAAATCACTTCCATGTCAGGCTGCCACACAGCAATGCACTTAAAGACATTCACCCTGACATCATCCAGCAGCCTAACTCGCAGCAACAGGAAGGCTGCACTGCTGTTGCTCCTATGCTTGGATAAAAAGCAGAGGACCGCCCCCACCCCCGTCCAGAGCAGCACCTCCTCTGAAATTCCACAGATAAGAACTTAGTTCACATGCTTAACCACAAGGATGGCAGGGGAAATACAGTCAGGGTTCTTCAGTGTCCGTCACTCCACTACTATATGCTGGCAACGTTACTTGTTTCACCGTACCCTggagctgggtttttttttttttttcttgtttactgAATAGGGTAGGATAACATCAATGCTCTCAAGAGTCGGCATGAAAACAATACACCATGTGTAGCCCACCCTTGGTCTGGCAAGCAGACCTTTGCTCTCGCCTTTGCTCTCAACAGCTCCAGCTCTGCCGAAAAAATGGGCCACCTCCAACGCTGACTGTTGGCCCCCAATGAATCCTTTGGAGGTGAAAGATCACAATCTCCCAAAGCAGTAGCCAAAGAACTGTAAGAGCCTACCTCAGAGGTTAGGGTGTTACACAAAACCTGTGGTGAAACTGACATGAGTATTGATTCTGGCAAAGCACAGCAGAGTTGTTTCTTAGGGGTATCTGGCTTTCAGGTCCATGAGGTACAGGATCTGTGAACTGGCCTCAGGGCTAAGAAGCAATTGACAGCTGAATTTTGGCAATAACATAATTCATGTAATTTCAAATTTCATTCTGAAGTAAAGCAACAAGCTTGCCGTAACATTCTTCACACTGTACTGTAACCTACCTTTTCCCGTAGAAGGAAGATGTATTTACTCTTCATCTCCAATGGCTGTAGCTGGATAGTAAGCTCAGTGGTGAAGGGTGCTCCCTGCTCAATCAGAGGACCAGAGTAGGGGATTCCAGGACCCACAATGGGCAGGTTTCAAACACATGTAGCTCTGGCTCTAGGGGATATGGCACACTTCTGGGACTCTGCAAACACATGTACAGACAAGACAgatgcacacgcacatacataaaaaaaaatagtctgtaGTTTGGACAGAAACCTGTAACAGAAGAGAGAGTAAGAAAACATAAGCAAGATATTAACATGTGCAGTGCTTTTGCTCAGAAGAAAAAAGCTACTCAAAGCAGCAGGGAATGAGTGTGACTTGAGCAGCATTCCAACGAAGAACACACTGCGGAGAAATGCTAAAAGAAGAGCAACCTCAAACTTGAGAAGTGGGAAATGTTGAGCAAAACTTTTATGAAGAAAATACCATAAATCTGAACAAAAGCTGATGGCTAGGGAGGACACAGGCCCTAGTGTTGGCTTATATTTTATCTACTTTATTGCTTTCTTATACTTCTACATCTCTTATCCCTTGTAGCACCAAACCCCAAACACtagggaggagagaaaaaaggttagAAGGCAAAGTGTgtatagacctctttagacttagtttcTTGGGCAACTCCGATCTTTGtagtcaggatatccagcagtccatcTAACCAGTAACCAGAGAAGGAAGAACCAGCATCAGTGAGGAGAGCCTTCTTTCTCAGGGCTTTCCTTgaagagctctctctctctctctctctctctctgtctcatctcTGGTATTTATAACCTCTTCCAGTCCTCAGAATTCCATTAACTACATCTGGCAAAGACCATGGCCATacaaggcaattatcagctgtggataaacaaAGGCAACCCTATAGCccatatatttacataacataactgagtttttaaagaaaccaatcCCACTACATTAGTGGGAAACTACAGTTGCTATTTTGCTACGAGAGCATGAGATGTTCTAATTGAATCACCttctaaataatatataaatgccCACAGATTAACACCAGTGTCAGATTTGATCAgcgaagcttctttttgcagtgggcaGCAGTAACTGAAGATACTCAAAGTCACGAGATCATCCTGCCCAAAGTTCGGAGAATATCATAGAATAGAGAAcaggaagaatgtaagagccagaggaatggGGTAAAGTGCTGTGAAACTGTCTTCTAGACATGCCATCCCAGCATATTCCTGAATTCTTAGCAGCTCTGACTACCTGCATATACCCATAGAAGACTAGGCACACCAACATTTTGTCATGAAATGGGGAGGGGCTCAGGAGGGTCTCTGAAGATTAATAGTTACTTTAATGGTTCTTCTTTACTGGTTTTGCCATTAGTAAGGTGTTGATGATCTGATCCTATATATAAATTTTCATCTATGCTTCTGTAACAAAATCCCCGTGATACTGGGCCACCacttaagaaaaacaacaaaaaccaaaaacaaacaaaacacacaggaaAGAATGCAACTACTTGAAAGAGGATCAGTAGAAGCAAGACAAGAGGGAGTAATGGTAGATGAATCTGATTAACATATATGAAAAACATaatggaacttactatgtataaTTAATACAAGCTAATTTATGTGAAGAAAATCTGCTACAGCAGAAATCTCTGAGCTGAccatctttttaaataatttagacCCAATCATTAGACAAGCAGAGTGGGGAAAGGGTGAAAAGGGTGGACTTTCTTGAAAGACTCCTTTTCTGTTCTTGGTGGGGAACATCACTCTATTCAGAGGTTCCGGAAGTGCTGAAGAGATCCACCGTCCTGCTGGTCCTGGCAGGGCAGATTTTCAATGGCTCCCCGTCACTGTGAGAGACGTTTTTCCTTCAGTCTTGGCCCTGTGGTGCGCACACAGGGGCAGAGCTCCACACTGCATCTTCAGCTTGAGGCCTTTGGTCTTGCTTCTTTCACGCTCTTCATCATATATAAAGTCATGGCTATCACCATCACTTGACTGGGCTGAGAAGCACCTAGAAGATTATTAGAAAAGGATACCTACGAAGCTATTGCTAGAGAAGGGACATTAAGAGTGAAGACACTCCCTGAATGTGGTAACCATCCCTctctcccaacctccctcctatGCCTCCGGGCTGCAATGGGGTGAGCAACTCAGCTCTGCTCCAAGGTCACCACTGTGAAGTCATTCTTTACCACAGACCCGGAAACAAAGAAGCCCAATGACGAGGGCTAACATGCCTGAAATCACAATACAGAATAAATCCTCCCCTGCTTCCTCTCCAGTACTTGTCACAGCACTGAAAACTGACTGTGGCCACACAGGCCTATACTGACCTTTCACTACTGTACTTCTGAACCTCTGGTAATTCTCAGTCTGAATAAACCATATTTCTCTGAGTCCCAGGGGTCAAGTTTCACTTAAAGTTGAAGTCAGCTTTAGGCTGACACCATGGAGAGCTGTGCTCAGACCAGACCGGCACGGAGAGCAAGGTTAAGAGCAGTCAGCACCCTTaagcgctgagccatctttccagcccaggaGTGAGGGTCTTACTCTGCTGGAGTGACAGCTCTGAGGGAGGACTCTCAATCCCACAGTTCTTTGAAAAATCACACTCACAAGTATGTAATTACTGAGGATCATGTGCTAGGCACTATTTACGACTGGCTTCTGTGACATCAACTCCAGAAATATTTGAAATGAAGTGTCTCAACTTCTAGCCAGCTGCTGAGTGGTAATATGAACAGTCAAGAGTCAATATGGAGGCAGAGACTAAAAAAGTTTACATTTTGGTCACATAATATGAGCTGGGGAAATGAGAGAAGACAAGTTAATTACTTAGTATCAGTTGCTTTATTTTGCATAtttaaaattcacaaaaaaatGTTACAGTATCTGCTTCCCCCATGTTGATCATCAAGGCCTTATGGTAAGACAATGAAAATGTTATCACACAGATTAGGTATACTCAAAAACAATGGCTAATTTACAATCTCCCTAATcaaaaacatttaacaaaatacACATTCTAGTACACATGCTAAAATTAGACATtaaaaggcatttaaaaaaaacaaaaataaacaagacatTTAACACTTGACAAGCCAAGCAGAAGAACACTGATGGCAAACTAAAAATAGCTTCAAATGCTGAATGTAACTTAAGGGAAGGAGATTATTGGTTGGTCCTACATTTAAATAAACCTATTAGTAAGATTCTCTTTTTAATCAATTTCTACCAAATGAAAAATTCAtttgcagccaggcatggtgccatatgcctgtaatccagacttggggaggcagaggcaggtggattgctgtgggttcaaggccagcctggtctacaaagcaaggccaggatagccaagactacacagaaaaaaaattaatagttatatatatatattaacagcTTGATTTAAAGAGCTAAAAATTagtgggaagaaaaaagaaaaaatagcatcaGTATCTTCAGTCTGTCTGAAGTGATCAGTAGTTTGACCACTGCTTGCATTAAGGAGGAATATCCTTACAAAAGATATGTATAGTATCTCGGTGCCAAAAAAATAACACCAAGTGCTCTCACTTAGGAAACGTATATAAAGAAAAGGTccttaattagttttttttttttatttccaaaatggCATAATACATATCTTAACACATCCATTGCAGGGCTCATTAAAATTATTCATACAGCTATTTGTACTTTCACTATAATCTGTATGCAGTTTAAGGGCTTTCTCTGTAGACAATATCAAAGAGGCAACTGAAAGTAATGgcaagcatggtggctcacacttataattctagcactcaggaaagcTAAGGCAGGAAAAGCAAGCGCTAAAAACCAGTCTAGAATGaacagtaagaccctatctcaaataaaaaaaagtaaaaagggaagaactgaatgaaaatgaaaaggatactgagcatggtggcacatgcgtTTTATCTCAGCAtgtgagaggcaggggcagaaggaTTTCCTTTGAGTTTAGgggcagcctgatctataaagagGTTAATCCCAATCTTTAAGGTACCTCATGCTATAGATTATGTATTTTGGCTCAATGCAGTGCTAGAGGGGACAGAAAATGAGTGGGCAGTCCTAATTGTCTCTTCACTTATTCACTGGCTCACTCAGGAGGTGAGGGGAACTGTCGGCCTTGCTATTTTCTGCTTCCATACTATGAGGACATTTGGGAAGAGTGAGATCCTCTAAGTCTATGAAATTAACAGAGTAATCTGTGATTTAATCCCAAGCATGCATTCCAGGTCAGGTCGCTTTTAAATACAGTGTGGGCCTAAAAGAAAATTCCAGAGCTCTTGTATATTCTCATCTTGTATTATATCCATCAGAAGGGTTTCTGAGGAATCTCAACTGAAGCTCCCTCCTGTTAGTGTTCGGAGAGCAGTCAGGAGCCTCAGGAACACTTCATAGAAGAGATGCACTAAGTCTACTGACTTGGGAAGAAGATTTTGTTCTAATGTGCCTTTTACAGATTTTCAAGTGCTTTTT of Meriones unguiculatus strain TT.TT164.6M chromosome 8, Bangor_MerUng_6.1, whole genome shotgun sequence contains these proteins:
- the Prickle1 gene encoding prickle-like protein 1, which gives rise to MPLEMEPKMSKLAFGCQRSSTSDDDSGCALEEYAWVPPGLRPEQIQLYFACLPEEKVPYVNSPGEKHRIKQLLYQLPPHDNEVRYCQSLSEEEKKELQVFSAQRKKEALGRGTIKLLSRAVMHAVCEQCGLQMNGGEVAVFASRAGPGVCWHPSCFVCFTCHELLVDLIYFYQDGKIHCGRHHAELLKPRCSACDEIIFADECTEAEGRHWHMKHFCCLECETVLGGQRYIMKDGRPFCCGCFESLYAEYCETCGEHIGVDHAQMTYDGQHWHATEACFSCAQCKASLLGCPFLPKQGQIYCSKTCSLGEDIHASDSSDSAFQSARSRDSRRSVRMGRSSRSADQCRQSLLLSPALNYKFPGLSGNADDTLSRKLDDLSLSRQGAGFTNEEFWKARADQEASEDPEEWAEHEDYMTQLLLKFGDKNLFPQQSGEADVRASEHWLPDSMVPGKPQVKPNHQSLASKKYQSDMYWAQSQDGLGDSAYGSHPGPASSRRLQELDLDHGAAAYHQDQSQWYEDSLECLSDLKPEQSVRDSMDSLALSNITGASVDGESKPRPSLYSLQNFEEIEAEDCEKMSNMGTLNSSMLHRSAESLKSLNSELCAEKIMPEEKPVHLPVLRRSKSQSRPQQVKFSDDVIDNGSYDIEIRQPPMSERTRRRVYHFEERGSRPHHHRHRRSRKSRSDNALNLVTERKYPAKDRLRLYSPDNYEKFIQNKGARELQAYMQNANLYGQYAHATSDYALQNPGMNRFLGLYGDDDSWCSSSTSSSDSEEEGYFLGQPIPQPRPQRFTYYTDDLSSPASALPTPQFSQRTTKSKKKKGHKGKNCIIS